Proteins encoded by one window of Salvia splendens isolate huo1 chromosome 5, SspV2, whole genome shotgun sequence:
- the LOC121805379 gene encoding phospholipid-transporting ATPase 1-like isoform X2, giving the protein MDYHSQIEINENSPQFPDPIRTSSAHSIQSKASGGHSLMEVSFSEGGPTSVRHGSRGAESEGFSASYKEIRDDDARLIYINDPEKTNDKFEFAGNSIRTGKYSVLTFLPRNLFEQFHRVAYIYFLVIAILNQLPQLAVFGRGASIMPLAFVLLVTAVKDAYEDYRRHRSDKIENSRLAWVLVDESFQQVRWKDIRVGEIIRVCADETLPCDMVMLSTSDSTGVAYVQTTNLDGESNLKTRYAKQETQMKNLENERISGLIKCEKPNRNIYGFQANMEIDGKHISLGPSNIILRGCELKNTEWTIGVAVFAGRETKAMLNNSGAPSKRSRLETSMNREIIFLSIFLCALCAIVSVLHGIWLRHHKGELDLMQFYRKKDYSEAEEDDYNYYGWGMEVFFVFLMSVIVFQIMIPISLYISMELVRVGQAFFMIRDNMMYDEASSSRFQCRALNINEDLGQIKYVFSDKTGTLTENKMEFQCASIGGIDYSSGNGGVEDSQTGNLGDEQVLRPKMKVKVDPELLNTSKRKHTSEGRHVHDFFLALAACNTIVPLTIKTPDPSVKLIDYQGESPDEQALVYAAAAYGFMLVERTSGHIVIDVQGERQRFNVLGLHEFDSDRKRMSVILGCPDKAIKVFVKGADTSMFSVIDRSQNLSVLKATETHIQTYSSKGLRTLVIGVRELSSLEFEQWQSSYEVASTALMGRASLLRKVANNIEHHLAVLGASAIEDKLQQGVPEAIESLRTAGIKVWVLTGDKQETAISIGYSSKLLTSKMTQIVINNNSYESCRKSLIEALVVSNKLADAPSGGSENSSHQLGLIIDGTSLVYILDSELEEQLFELASKCDVVLCCRVAPLQKAGIVALIKSRTDDMTLAIGDGANDVSMIQMADVGIGISGQEGRQAVMASDFAMGQFRFLVPLLLVHGHWNYNRMSYMILYNFYRNAVFVLLLFWYVLFTSYTLTTAITDWSSVLYSVLYTSVPTIIVGVLDKDLSRTSLLKHPQLYGAGQKQEGYNGKLFWVTMLDMLWQSIAVFFVPLLAYWGSNVEGSSLGDLWTLGVVVMVNIHLAMDVTRWYWITHAAIWGSIIATFLCVIAIDMLPFLPGYWAFFHIVNTGLFWVCLSLIMIGALLPRFAVKVFVQYYGHNDIQIAREAEKFGNTRRYSQTQIEMHQIFDLPHR; this is encoded by the exons ATGGATTACCATTCCCAGATTGAGATTAATGAGAATTCCCCTCAATTTCCCGACCCTATACGGACTTCATCAGCCCATTCGATTCAGTCGAAGGCGTCTGGTGGCCACTCTCTCATGGAGGTTAGCTTCAGTGAGGGAGGACCGACGTCTGTGCGTCATGGCTCGAGGGGTGCTGAGTCTGAAGGCTTTAGTGCATCTTATAAGGAGATACGTGACGATGATGCGAGGTTAATCTATATAAATGATCCTGAGAAAACAAATGACAAGTTTGAGTTTGCTGGGAACTCTATCAGGACTGGGAAGTACTCTGTCTTGACGTTCTTGCCGCGAAATCTGTTTGAGCAGTTCCACAGGGTTGCGTACATATACTTTCTCGTGATTGCTATTCTCAATCAGCTCCCCCAGCTGGCTGTTTTTGGGCGGGGGGCTTCAATTATGCCATTAGCCTTCGTGTTGCTTGTCACGGCAGTTAAGGATGCGTATGAGGATTATAGGAGGCATCGGTCAGATAAGATTGAGAACAGCCGGTTGGCTTGGGTTTTGGTGGATGAAAGTTTTCAACAGGTAAGGTGGAAGGATATACGAGTTGGTGAGATCATTAGAGTTTGCGCGGATGAAACTCTTCCTTGTGATATGGTGATGCTCTCCACTAGTGACAGCACCGGAGTTGCTTATGTGCAGACTACCAATTTGGATGGTGAATCGAATTTGAAAACACGGTATGCCAAGCAAGAAACACAAATGAAAAATCTAGAGAATGAGAGGATTAGTGGATTGATCAAGTGTGAGAAACCAAACCGTAACATTTATGGTTTCCAGGCAAATATGGAGATTGATGGAAAGCATATTTCTCTTGGTCCTTCTAACATCATTCTACGCGGTTGTGAACTGAAGAACACTGAATGGACAATTGGAGTGGCGGTTTTTGCAGGTAGAGAGACTAAGGCAATGCTCAATAATTCTGGAGCTCCGTCCAAGAGAAGCCGTCTTGAAACATCTATGAATCGCGAGATCATTTTCCTTTCAATTTTCCTCTGTGCACTGTGTGCAATAGTCTCTGTTCTTCATGGAATTTGGTTGAGACACCACAAGGGTGAATTGGATCTAATGCAATTCTATAGGAAAAAGGACTATTCAGAGGCTGAAGAAGATGATTATAATTATTATGGATGGGGCATGGAGGTATTCTTTGTGTTCCTCATGTCAGTTATCGTGTTCCAAATTATGATTCCTATATCATTGTACATATCCATGGAGCTTGTTCGCGTTGGTCAGGCATTTTTTATGATTCGAGATAATATGATGTATGATGAAGCCTCTAGCTCAAGATTCCAGTGTAGGGCCTTGAATATAAACGAAGATCTGGGACAAATCAAATATGTCTTTTCGGATAAAACGGGTACTCTTACTGAAAACAAGATGGAGTTTCAGTGTGCAAGTATTGGGGGCATTGACTACAGTAGTGGGAACGGTGGCGTTGAGGATAGTCAAACTGGAAATCTAG GTGATGAACAGGTTTTGAGGCCCAAGATGAAGGTAAAGGTTGACCCAGAGCTTCTCAACACATCAAAAAGAAAGCACACCAGTGAAGGGAGACACGTGCATGATTTTTTCTTGGCACTGGCTGCTTGCAACACCATTGTGCCTTTAACAATCAAGACTCCAGATCCTTCCGTGAAGTTGATAGATTATCAGGGGGAATCTCCTGATGAGCAGGCGTTAGTGTATGCTGCTGCAGCTTATGGTTTTATGCTTGTTGAAAGAACCTCAGGCCACATAGTTATCGACGTACAGGGGGAAAGACAAAG GTTTAACGTCTTGGGTCTGCATGAGTTTGATAGTGACCGGAAGAGGATGTCGGTGATACTAGGATGCCCTGACAAGGCAATAAAGGTTTTTGTAAAAGGTGCTGATACATCCATGTTCAGTGTCATAGACAGATCGCAGAACTTGAGTGTGCTAAAGGCAACAGAAACTCATATTCAGACTTACTCGTCAAAAGGCTTGCGAACACTTGTTATCGGTGTTCGGGAGCTGAGTTCATTAGAATTTGAACAGTGGCAGTCGTCTTATGAAGTGGCTAGCACTGCCTTGATGGGGAGGGCTTCTTTGCTTCGAAAAGTTGCAAACAATATAGAACATCATCTCGCAGTATTAGGTGCTTCTGCAATTGAAGACAAACTACAGCAAGGAGTCCCAGAAGCAATTGAGTCTTTAAGAACAGCAGGTATCAAAGTCTGGGTTCTAACAGGGGACAAGCAAGAAACAGCCATTTCAATTGGCTACTCATCTAAACTTTTAACAAGCAAGATGACCCAGATAGTGATAAACAACAACTCTTATGAATCATGTCGGAAGAGCTTAATTGAGGCATTAGTAGTGTCTAATAAGCTCGCTGATGCTCCATCTGGAGGCTCTGAAAATAGCAGCCATCAGCTTGGCCTGATTATTGATGGAACAAGCCTTGTTTATATCCTGGACTCGGAACTTGAAGAACAG CTTTTTGAATTAGCAAGCAAATGTGATGTTGTACTCTGTTGTCGGGTAGCCCCACTGCAAAAAGCTGGAATAGTTGCTCTGATAAAAAGTAGAACTGATGATATGACCCTTGCCATTGGTGATG GTGCAAACGATGTTTCAATGATCCAAATGGCTGATGTGGGCATAGGAATCAGTGGACAAGAAGGTCGCCAAGCTGTGATGGCATCAGATTTTGCAATGGGTCAATTTAGATTTTTGGTCCCATTATTATTGGTGCACGGGCATTGGAATTATAATAGGATGAGCTACATGATATTGTACAACTTCTACAGGAATGCAGTTTTTGTCCTTCTCTTATTCTG GTATGTGCTCTTCACAAGTTATACACTGACAACTGCCATCACCGATTGGAGCAGTGTGTTGTATTCAGTACTATACACATCAGTGCCTACAATAATTGTTGGAGTTCTTGATAAGGATTTAAGTAGAACTTCTCTGCTCAAGCACCCTCAGCTTTATGGCGCTGGGCAAAAACAAGAAGGTTACAATGGAAAATTATTCTGGGTGACAATGTTGGACATGTTGTGGCAAAGTATAGCTGTCTTCTTTGTTCCTCTCCTTGCTTATTGGGGAAGCAATGTTGAAGGTTCAAGCTTAGGCGATCTTTGGACACTTGGTGTGGTAGTTATGGTGAATATTCATTTGGCTATGGATGTAACTCGGTGGTATTGGATAACACACGCAGCCATCTGGGGATCAATTATTGCGACTTTCCTCTGTGTCATTGCTATTGATATGCTTCCTTTCCTGCCTGGCTACTG GGCGTTCTTTCATATCGTCAACACAGGATTGTTCTGGGTATGCCTGTCTTTAATCATGATAGGCGCACTCCTTCCTCGTTTTGCTGTAAAAGTTTTCGTTCAGTATTACGGACACAACGATATCCAAATAGCAAGAGAAGCAGAGAAGTTTGGAAACACAAGAAGGTACTCACAAACACAAATAGAGATGCACCAAATTTTTGATCTTCCACATAGATGA
- the LOC121805884 gene encoding histidinol dehydrogenase, chloroplastic-like isoform X2 — protein MKSYKLADLSRTEVDSLKSRPRIDFSSIFNVVQPIVDDIRSKGDAAVKDYTMRFDKVRLDNIVESVSDLPDPELDPAVQEAFDVAYNNIFAFHAAQKPVEKVVENMEGVKCKRVARCISSVGLYVPGGTAVLPSTALMLAIPSQIAGCKTIVLATPPAQDGSICKEVLYCAKKAGVTHILKAGGAQAISAMAWGTESCPKVEKIYGPGNQYVTAAKMILQNSEAMISIDMPAGPSEVLVIADKHASHVHIAADLLSQAEHGPDSQVVLVVAGDGVDITAIEEEISKQCNSLPRGEFASKALNHSFIVHARDMVEAIAFSNLYAPEHLIINVKDAEKWESFIENAGSVFLGQWTPESVGDYASGTNHVLPTYGYARMYGGVSLDSFLKYITVQSLTEEGLRKLGPYVATMAEVEGLDAHKRAVTLRLQDIEARQVSI, from the exons ATGAAGTCCTACAAGCTTGCAGACCTTTCTAGGACTGAGGTTGATAGCCTCAAAAGTCGTCCTCGAATTGACTTTTCATCCATCTTCAATGTG GTTCAACCGATTGTTGATGATATCCGGAGTAAAGGTGATGCAGCTGTGAAAGA CTACACGATGCGGTTTGACAAAGTCAGACTAGACAACATAGTGGAGAGTGTCAGCGATCTTCCAGATCCAGAG CTTGATCCAGCTGTTCAAGAAGCATTTGATGTGGCTTACAATAACATTTTTGCTTTTCATGCTGCCCAAAAGCCAGTTGAAAAAGTTGTTGAGAACATGGAA GGTGTTAAATGTAAAAGAGTGGCAAGATGTATTTCATCTGTGGGTCTTTATGTTCCTGGTGGAACTGCTGTGTTGCCTTCTACAGCTCTCATGCTTGCAATT CCTTCCCAGATTGCTGGGTGCAAAACAATTGTACTTGCAACCCCTCCTGCTCAAGATGGAAGCATTTGTAAG GAGGTTCTTTATTGTGCAAAGAAAGCTGGTGTTACTCATATTCTTAAAGCAGGAGGTGCTCAG GCAATTTCAGCTATGGCATGGGGAACTGAATCTTGCCCTAAG GTAGAAAAGATATACGGACCTGGAAATCAGTATGTTACGGCTGCAAAAATGATTCTCCAG AACAGTGAGGCTATGATTTCAATAGACATGCCTGCTGGACCATCAGAAGTGCTTGTCATAGCCGATAAGCATGCCAGCCATGTTCACATAGCAGCAGATTTGCTTTCACAG GCTGAGCATGGACCTGATAGCCAAGTTGTTCTTGTAGTTGCTGGAGACGGTGTTGATATAACTGCAATTGAGGAGGAAATCAGCAAGCAATGTAACAGCCTTCCTCGGGGAGAGTTTGCTTCTAAAGCACTAAATCACAGCTTTATTGTTCATGCACGCGATATGGTTGAG GCCATCGCTTTTTCTAATTTGTATGCACCTGAGCATTTAATTATCAACGTGAAAGATGCCGAGAAGTGGGAATCTTTCATAGAGAACGCAG GTTCTGTATTTTTGGGTCAGTGGACTCCGGAGAGTGTGGGAGACTATGCAAGCGGCACCAACCATGTTCTACCGACATATGGGTATGCAAGGATGTACGGTGGAGTGTCGTTAGATTCGTTCTTGAAGTACATTACAGTTCAGTCATTGACAGAAGAAGGTCTAAGGAAGCTTGGGCCTTACGTAGCAACTATGGCTGAAGTTGAGGGGCTCGATGCACACAAGAGAGCCGTGACACTCAGACTGCAGGATATTGAAGCTAGACAAGTATCTATCTGA
- the LOC121805884 gene encoding histidinol dehydrogenase, chloroplastic-like isoform X1, with protein sequence MDCRLISFNRSGGLFATTRANTQRLSPYSQRRSFRCATYCSMKSYKLADLSRTEVDSLKSRPRIDFSSIFNVVQPIVDDIRSKGDAAVKDYTMRFDKVRLDNIVESVSDLPDPELDPAVQEAFDVAYNNIFAFHAAQKPVEKVVENMEGVKCKRVARCISSVGLYVPGGTAVLPSTALMLAIPSQIAGCKTIVLATPPAQDGSICKEVLYCAKKAGVTHILKAGGAQAISAMAWGTESCPKVEKIYGPGNQYVTAAKMILQNSEAMISIDMPAGPSEVLVIADKHASHVHIAADLLSQAEHGPDSQVVLVVAGDGVDITAIEEEISKQCNSLPRGEFASKALNHSFIVHARDMVEAIAFSNLYAPEHLIINVKDAEKWESFIENAGSVFLGQWTPESVGDYASGTNHVLPTYGYARMYGGVSLDSFLKYITVQSLTEEGLRKLGPYVATMAEVEGLDAHKRAVTLRLQDIEARQVSI encoded by the exons ATGGACTGTAGACTTATTTCTTTCAATCGGAGCGGTGGTTTATTTGCTACCACAAGAGCTAATACTCAACGGCTCTCACCTTATTCTCAGCGAA GGTCATTTCGTTGCGCTACATATTGCTCAATGAAGTCCTACAAGCTTGCAGACCTTTCTAGGACTGAGGTTGATAGCCTCAAAAGTCGTCCTCGAATTGACTTTTCATCCATCTTCAATGTG GTTCAACCGATTGTTGATGATATCCGGAGTAAAGGTGATGCAGCTGTGAAAGA CTACACGATGCGGTTTGACAAAGTCAGACTAGACAACATAGTGGAGAGTGTCAGCGATCTTCCAGATCCAGAG CTTGATCCAGCTGTTCAAGAAGCATTTGATGTGGCTTACAATAACATTTTTGCTTTTCATGCTGCCCAAAAGCCAGTTGAAAAAGTTGTTGAGAACATGGAA GGTGTTAAATGTAAAAGAGTGGCAAGATGTATTTCATCTGTGGGTCTTTATGTTCCTGGTGGAACTGCTGTGTTGCCTTCTACAGCTCTCATGCTTGCAATT CCTTCCCAGATTGCTGGGTGCAAAACAATTGTACTTGCAACCCCTCCTGCTCAAGATGGAAGCATTTGTAAG GAGGTTCTTTATTGTGCAAAGAAAGCTGGTGTTACTCATATTCTTAAAGCAGGAGGTGCTCAG GCAATTTCAGCTATGGCATGGGGAACTGAATCTTGCCCTAAG GTAGAAAAGATATACGGACCTGGAAATCAGTATGTTACGGCTGCAAAAATGATTCTCCAG AACAGTGAGGCTATGATTTCAATAGACATGCCTGCTGGACCATCAGAAGTGCTTGTCATAGCCGATAAGCATGCCAGCCATGTTCACATAGCAGCAGATTTGCTTTCACAG GCTGAGCATGGACCTGATAGCCAAGTTGTTCTTGTAGTTGCTGGAGACGGTGTTGATATAACTGCAATTGAGGAGGAAATCAGCAAGCAATGTAACAGCCTTCCTCGGGGAGAGTTTGCTTCTAAAGCACTAAATCACAGCTTTATTGTTCATGCACGCGATATGGTTGAG GCCATCGCTTTTTCTAATTTGTATGCACCTGAGCATTTAATTATCAACGTGAAAGATGCCGAGAAGTGGGAATCTTTCATAGAGAACGCAG GTTCTGTATTTTTGGGTCAGTGGACTCCGGAGAGTGTGGGAGACTATGCAAGCGGCACCAACCATGTTCTACCGACATATGGGTATGCAAGGATGTACGGTGGAGTGTCGTTAGATTCGTTCTTGAAGTACATTACAGTTCAGTCATTGACAGAAGAAGGTCTAAGGAAGCTTGGGCCTTACGTAGCAACTATGGCTGAAGTTGAGGGGCTCGATGCACACAAGAGAGCCGTGACACTCAGACTGCAGGATATTGAAGCTAGACAAGTATCTATCTGA
- the LOC121805379 gene encoding phospholipid-transporting ATPase 1-like isoform X1 produces the protein MDYHSQIEINENSPQFPDPIRTSSAHSIQSKASGGHSLMEVSFSEGGPTSVRHGSRGAESEGFSASYKEIRDDDARLIYINDPEKTNDKFEFAGNSIRTGKYSVLTFLPRNLFEQFHRVAYIYFLVIAILNQLPQLAVFGRGASIMPLAFVLLVTAVKDAYEDYRRHRSDKIENSRLAWVLVDESFQQVRWKDIRVGEIIRVCADETLPCDMVMLSTSDSTGVAYVQTTNLDGESNLKTRYAKQETQMKNLENERISGLIKCEKPNRNIYGFQANMEIDGKHISLGPSNIILRGCELKNTEWTIGVAVFAGRETKAMLNNSGAPSKRSRLETSMNREIIFLSIFLCALCAIVSVLHGIWLRHHKGELDLMQFYRKKDYSEAEEDDYNYYGWGMEVFFVFLMSVIVFQIMIPISLYISMELVRVGQAFFMIRDNMMYDEASSSRFQCRALNINEDLGQIKYVFSDKTGTLTENKMEFQCASIGGIDYSSGNGGVEDSQTGNLGQGDEQVLRPKMKVKVDPELLNTSKRKHTSEGRHVHDFFLALAACNTIVPLTIKTPDPSVKLIDYQGESPDEQALVYAAAAYGFMLVERTSGHIVIDVQGERQRFNVLGLHEFDSDRKRMSVILGCPDKAIKVFVKGADTSMFSVIDRSQNLSVLKATETHIQTYSSKGLRTLVIGVRELSSLEFEQWQSSYEVASTALMGRASLLRKVANNIEHHLAVLGASAIEDKLQQGVPEAIESLRTAGIKVWVLTGDKQETAISIGYSSKLLTSKMTQIVINNNSYESCRKSLIEALVVSNKLADAPSGGSENSSHQLGLIIDGTSLVYILDSELEEQLFELASKCDVVLCCRVAPLQKAGIVALIKSRTDDMTLAIGDGANDVSMIQMADVGIGISGQEGRQAVMASDFAMGQFRFLVPLLLVHGHWNYNRMSYMILYNFYRNAVFVLLLFWYVLFTSYTLTTAITDWSSVLYSVLYTSVPTIIVGVLDKDLSRTSLLKHPQLYGAGQKQEGYNGKLFWVTMLDMLWQSIAVFFVPLLAYWGSNVEGSSLGDLWTLGVVVMVNIHLAMDVTRWYWITHAAIWGSIIATFLCVIAIDMLPFLPGYWAFFHIVNTGLFWVCLSLIMIGALLPRFAVKVFVQYYGHNDIQIAREAEKFGNTRRYSQTQIEMHQIFDLPHR, from the exons ATGGATTACCATTCCCAGATTGAGATTAATGAGAATTCCCCTCAATTTCCCGACCCTATACGGACTTCATCAGCCCATTCGATTCAGTCGAAGGCGTCTGGTGGCCACTCTCTCATGGAGGTTAGCTTCAGTGAGGGAGGACCGACGTCTGTGCGTCATGGCTCGAGGGGTGCTGAGTCTGAAGGCTTTAGTGCATCTTATAAGGAGATACGTGACGATGATGCGAGGTTAATCTATATAAATGATCCTGAGAAAACAAATGACAAGTTTGAGTTTGCTGGGAACTCTATCAGGACTGGGAAGTACTCTGTCTTGACGTTCTTGCCGCGAAATCTGTTTGAGCAGTTCCACAGGGTTGCGTACATATACTTTCTCGTGATTGCTATTCTCAATCAGCTCCCCCAGCTGGCTGTTTTTGGGCGGGGGGCTTCAATTATGCCATTAGCCTTCGTGTTGCTTGTCACGGCAGTTAAGGATGCGTATGAGGATTATAGGAGGCATCGGTCAGATAAGATTGAGAACAGCCGGTTGGCTTGGGTTTTGGTGGATGAAAGTTTTCAACAGGTAAGGTGGAAGGATATACGAGTTGGTGAGATCATTAGAGTTTGCGCGGATGAAACTCTTCCTTGTGATATGGTGATGCTCTCCACTAGTGACAGCACCGGAGTTGCTTATGTGCAGACTACCAATTTGGATGGTGAATCGAATTTGAAAACACGGTATGCCAAGCAAGAAACACAAATGAAAAATCTAGAGAATGAGAGGATTAGTGGATTGATCAAGTGTGAGAAACCAAACCGTAACATTTATGGTTTCCAGGCAAATATGGAGATTGATGGAAAGCATATTTCTCTTGGTCCTTCTAACATCATTCTACGCGGTTGTGAACTGAAGAACACTGAATGGACAATTGGAGTGGCGGTTTTTGCAGGTAGAGAGACTAAGGCAATGCTCAATAATTCTGGAGCTCCGTCCAAGAGAAGCCGTCTTGAAACATCTATGAATCGCGAGATCATTTTCCTTTCAATTTTCCTCTGTGCACTGTGTGCAATAGTCTCTGTTCTTCATGGAATTTGGTTGAGACACCACAAGGGTGAATTGGATCTAATGCAATTCTATAGGAAAAAGGACTATTCAGAGGCTGAAGAAGATGATTATAATTATTATGGATGGGGCATGGAGGTATTCTTTGTGTTCCTCATGTCAGTTATCGTGTTCCAAATTATGATTCCTATATCATTGTACATATCCATGGAGCTTGTTCGCGTTGGTCAGGCATTTTTTATGATTCGAGATAATATGATGTATGATGAAGCCTCTAGCTCAAGATTCCAGTGTAGGGCCTTGAATATAAACGAAGATCTGGGACAAATCAAATATGTCTTTTCGGATAAAACGGGTACTCTTACTGAAAACAAGATGGAGTTTCAGTGTGCAAGTATTGGGGGCATTGACTACAGTAGTGGGAACGGTGGCGTTGAGGATAGTCAAACTGGAAATCTAGGTCAGG GTGATGAACAGGTTTTGAGGCCCAAGATGAAGGTAAAGGTTGACCCAGAGCTTCTCAACACATCAAAAAGAAAGCACACCAGTGAAGGGAGACACGTGCATGATTTTTTCTTGGCACTGGCTGCTTGCAACACCATTGTGCCTTTAACAATCAAGACTCCAGATCCTTCCGTGAAGTTGATAGATTATCAGGGGGAATCTCCTGATGAGCAGGCGTTAGTGTATGCTGCTGCAGCTTATGGTTTTATGCTTGTTGAAAGAACCTCAGGCCACATAGTTATCGACGTACAGGGGGAAAGACAAAG GTTTAACGTCTTGGGTCTGCATGAGTTTGATAGTGACCGGAAGAGGATGTCGGTGATACTAGGATGCCCTGACAAGGCAATAAAGGTTTTTGTAAAAGGTGCTGATACATCCATGTTCAGTGTCATAGACAGATCGCAGAACTTGAGTGTGCTAAAGGCAACAGAAACTCATATTCAGACTTACTCGTCAAAAGGCTTGCGAACACTTGTTATCGGTGTTCGGGAGCTGAGTTCATTAGAATTTGAACAGTGGCAGTCGTCTTATGAAGTGGCTAGCACTGCCTTGATGGGGAGGGCTTCTTTGCTTCGAAAAGTTGCAAACAATATAGAACATCATCTCGCAGTATTAGGTGCTTCTGCAATTGAAGACAAACTACAGCAAGGAGTCCCAGAAGCAATTGAGTCTTTAAGAACAGCAGGTATCAAAGTCTGGGTTCTAACAGGGGACAAGCAAGAAACAGCCATTTCAATTGGCTACTCATCTAAACTTTTAACAAGCAAGATGACCCAGATAGTGATAAACAACAACTCTTATGAATCATGTCGGAAGAGCTTAATTGAGGCATTAGTAGTGTCTAATAAGCTCGCTGATGCTCCATCTGGAGGCTCTGAAAATAGCAGCCATCAGCTTGGCCTGATTATTGATGGAACAAGCCTTGTTTATATCCTGGACTCGGAACTTGAAGAACAG CTTTTTGAATTAGCAAGCAAATGTGATGTTGTACTCTGTTGTCGGGTAGCCCCACTGCAAAAAGCTGGAATAGTTGCTCTGATAAAAAGTAGAACTGATGATATGACCCTTGCCATTGGTGATG GTGCAAACGATGTTTCAATGATCCAAATGGCTGATGTGGGCATAGGAATCAGTGGACAAGAAGGTCGCCAAGCTGTGATGGCATCAGATTTTGCAATGGGTCAATTTAGATTTTTGGTCCCATTATTATTGGTGCACGGGCATTGGAATTATAATAGGATGAGCTACATGATATTGTACAACTTCTACAGGAATGCAGTTTTTGTCCTTCTCTTATTCTG GTATGTGCTCTTCACAAGTTATACACTGACAACTGCCATCACCGATTGGAGCAGTGTGTTGTATTCAGTACTATACACATCAGTGCCTACAATAATTGTTGGAGTTCTTGATAAGGATTTAAGTAGAACTTCTCTGCTCAAGCACCCTCAGCTTTATGGCGCTGGGCAAAAACAAGAAGGTTACAATGGAAAATTATTCTGGGTGACAATGTTGGACATGTTGTGGCAAAGTATAGCTGTCTTCTTTGTTCCTCTCCTTGCTTATTGGGGAAGCAATGTTGAAGGTTCAAGCTTAGGCGATCTTTGGACACTTGGTGTGGTAGTTATGGTGAATATTCATTTGGCTATGGATGTAACTCGGTGGTATTGGATAACACACGCAGCCATCTGGGGATCAATTATTGCGACTTTCCTCTGTGTCATTGCTATTGATATGCTTCCTTTCCTGCCTGGCTACTG GGCGTTCTTTCATATCGTCAACACAGGATTGTTCTGGGTATGCCTGTCTTTAATCATGATAGGCGCACTCCTTCCTCGTTTTGCTGTAAAAGTTTTCGTTCAGTATTACGGACACAACGATATCCAAATAGCAAGAGAAGCAGAGAAGTTTGGAAACACAAGAAGGTACTCACAAACACAAATAGAGATGCACCAAATTTTTGATCTTCCACATAGATGA
- the LOC121804576 gene encoding uncharacterized protein LOC121804576, whose protein sequence is MSKDLFMRIVNALESRYLYFRFRHDAAGRPGHTPIQKCTAAIRQLAYGGAADMWDEYLHIGETTALQCLKNFCLGVIEVFGDQYLRTPTPEDCQDLLRMHGSQHGFPGMLRSIDCMHWEWKNCPGAWKGFYTSGYKGKNPTMILEAVADYRLWIWHAYFGIAGSNNDLNVLNSSPLFNEQCQGVGPAISFVANGNQHDMGYYLADGIYPRWPVFVKTIRCPGDEKKAYFAARQESARKDVERAFGVLQSRWVAIKGPTRLWNVQCIADIMYACIIMHNMIVE, encoded by the coding sequence atgagcaaggacctgtttatgcgtattgtcaacgcattggagtctcgatatctgtatttccgcttcaggcacgatgcggctggcagacccggccacacacctattcaaaagtgcactgcggcaatccggcagttggcctacggaggcgcggcagacatgtgggacgagtatctccacatcggtgagacgactgccctgcaatgtctgaagaatttctgtctgggagtgatagaagtattcggtgatcagtatctccgaacgcctacccccgaagactgccaagatctgttgcggatgcacgggagtcagcatgggttcccgggtatgttacgcagcatagattgtatgcattgggagtggaagaactgtcccggtgcctggaaggggttctacacgtccggctacaagggaaagaatcccacaatgatcctggaggccgtagctgattaccggctttggatttggcacgcgtattttgggatagctggttcgaacaacgacctcaacgtcctcaactcgtcgccacttttcaacgagcagtgccagggcgtcggtccggccatcagttttgtcgccaacggcaaccaacatgatatgggctactatttggcggatgggatataccctaggtggcccgtctttgtgaagacgatccgatgcccaggagatgagaagaaggcctactttgcggcacggcaggagtcggcgcgcaaggacgtggagcgcgcatttggtgtgctccagtctcgatgggtggcaattaagggtccaacgcgtttgtggaatgtccaatgcattgctgatataatgtacgcctgtattatcatgcacaacatgattgtcgaa